From Triticum aestivum cultivar Chinese Spring chromosome 4A, IWGSC CS RefSeq v2.1, whole genome shotgun sequence, a single genomic window includes:
- the LOC123085398 gene encoding uncharacterized protein, which yields MRKLCPNLERDDALDTVLEVPIPEEMFSGGGGSSRGGSRFGCTGVKAWMRSHAADRSGAGEPCSMSRGELQLMLGVIGAPLIPLPVSHAKQSPSSVLCEQLKGDPIESSSAKYIVQQYIAASGGEWALNKVTSMYAMGKVRMTAAELNSSDADSGGSNNGGAHRGGKKGGGGKGGEIGGFVLWQKKPELWCLELVVSGCKISAGSDGKVAWRQTPWHQSHASRGPPRPLRRSLQGLDPMLTASLFAEDSVCIGERSIDGEDCFVLKVEAEASSLRARNSSSVEIIRHTVWGYFSQRTGLLVQLEDSHLLQIKSGGPAGGGSVFWETTMESRLRDYRAVDGVNIAHSGRTAVSLVRFGDTHDGGNTRTRMEEHWDIEEVDFNIWGLSMDCFLPPSDLRDAKESQQQELAVVKPARPPPLRIPAVAVVRVGPSQVAAVNLDETESLLAR from the exons ATGAGGAAACTGTGCCCCAACCTGGAGCGCGACGACGCGCTGGACACGGTCCTGGAGGTGCCCATCCCCGAGGAGAtgttctccggcggcggcggcagctcccgCGGCGGCTCCAGGTTCGGCTGCACCGGCGTCAAGGCCTGGATGCGCTCGCACGCCGCCGACCGctccggcgccggcgagccctGCTCCATGAGCCGCGGCGAGCTGCAGCTCATGCTCGGCGTCATCGGCGCGCCGCTCATCCCGCTCCCCGTCAGCCACGCCAAGCAGTCGCCCTCCTCCGTGCTCTGCGAGCAGCTCAAGGGCGACCCCATT GAATCGTCGTCGGCCAAGTACATCGTGCAGCAGTACATCGCGGCGTCGGGCGGCGAGTGGGCGCTCAACAAAGTGACGAGCATGTACGCGATGGGCAAGGTGCGGATGACGGCCGCGGAGCTCAACAGCAGCGAcgcggacagcggcggcagcaACAATGGCGGCGCCCACCGCGGCGGGAAGAAAggcggcggcggcaagggcggCGAGATCGGCGGGTTCGTGCTGTGGCAGAAGAAGCCGGAGCTGTGGTGCCTGGAGCTGGTGGTGTCCGGCTGCAAGATCAGCGCCGGCAGCGACGGCAAGGTGGCCTGGCGGCAGACGCCGTGGCACCAGTCCCACGCCTCCCGCGGCCCGCCGCGCCCCCTCCGCAGATCGCTCCAG GGGCTGGACCCGATGCTGACGGCGAGCCTGTTCGCGGAGGACTCGGTGTGCATAGGGGAGCGGAGCATCGACGGCGAGGACTGCTTCGTGCTCAaggtggaggcggaggcgtccagccTGCGGGCCCGCAACAGCAGCAGCGTGGAGATCATCCGCCACACCGTGTGGGGCTACTTCAGCCAGCGGACGGGGCTGCTGGTGCAGCTGGAGGACTCGCACCTGCTGCAGATCAAGTccggcggcccggccggcggcggctccgtcttctGGGAGACCACCATGGAGTCGCGCCTCCGCGACTACCGCGCCGTCGACGGCGTCAACATCGCCCACTCGGGCCGCACCGCCGTCTCGCTCGTCCGCTTCGGGGACACCCACGACGGCGGCAACACCCGGACGCGCATGGAGGAGCACTGGGACATCGAGGAGGTCGACTTCAACATCTGGGGCCTCTCCATGGACTGCTTCCTCCCGCCCAGCGACCTCAGGGACGCCAAGGAATCGCAGCAgcaggagctcgccgtcgtcaagcccgcgcgcccgccgccgctcagGATACCGGCCGTGGCCGTCGTCCGCGTGGGGCCGTCGCAGGTGGCCGCCGTCAACCTGGACGAAACGGAGTCGCTGCTCGCCAGATGA
- the LOC123085399 gene encoding uncharacterized protein, whose product MATKGQLVRERNVKITSSREGRQRGNSQSEQLVQVPKQKDSAASGNIDGKFEDRIRVVKNDKIRRQREPRNAEGDVGLKSSKPWPARKATTVDELVKHMSKVPSYLQRKEMADHLQDKALNVGVLEWGLLARWSHEQKHEPYSSHGASSSDTSRSVLFSSPSHSSASPSSKSLDSNQSPLNDQQHCFMKSQQSSPVDKHHEKANPPSPNSAVLSLLPGHGKCIRAENNGGLNLSEFSPPADSLIAASGSCTPHDMVDDEDATRKLEEAVHHCSRRLFTDDDNTRRSFFTPNDDDSMCVNPLQSNGISGLVPSAVMEAERNGSRSPVGFLEDIGQSPELTRIPYSCPLPLMDSTEELGASSSATRDAFFSAAVTRGEHGNRHKSPVSVCKKPLLISSKFTDMDVLPDRHLVSGLNGMGRCSSLKEAPSPRQPDTSVDKINEDKRSNSRGRRSPLRRMLDPLLKPRQPSTSVAPIQASFVPKCHLSSSINKQSINLEGSGSQNVQRRSVDAVVNSNNHAEANINQPPRVLLNSERYLNQERDSTRTRQALLQLAWKNGLPLFMLSYGDSDILAATVRRKGTSDKDDLESAYTLFTVEEPKKKSGAWITAGNKNKKHQLVSSIVGEMRISRRKSRCCHTNDFRVHREFVLVGSELLPTPEEPGDSHISREIGAFISAVPQTAETPHQSSSQNSGRGSSAPIGCSCPPLGNIYDNMTNASSAPASVIAILPNGFHSASTSGQPLPLMERWRARGSCDCGGWDEGCALSVLTDNTQGNQGCKSNQVNQTQDGSHRFDLLSQGRSREDRHAFSMVSFKEGLYAVEFRSSIALLQAFAMCIVMLHGRSPVRTQADLPASQDDAVFADHKLKAMATAGQGRAPASYVPRQPPLSPVGRA is encoded by the exons ATGGCGACAAAAGGACAGCTTGTTAGAGAAAGGAATGTGAAGATCACATCAAGCCGTGAAGGTCGTCAGAGGGGTAATTCACAGTCAGAACAATTAGTGCAAGTTCCAAAGCAAAAGGACTCGGCAGCCAGTGGAAACATTGATGGAAAATTTGAAGATAGAATCAGAGTTGTGAAGAATGACAAGATTCGTAGGCAGCGAGAACCTCGAAATGCAGAAGGGGATGTAGGCTTGAAGAGCTCAAAACCATGGCCTGCACGAAAAGCAACTACTGTTGATGAACTTGTCAAGCATATGTCCAAAGTTCCTTCGTATTTACAGCGCAAAGAGATGGCTGACCATCTTCAGGACAAGGCGCTGAATGTTGGGGTTCTTGAGTGGGGCCTTCTCGCAAGGTGGTCTCACGAACAAAAACATGAGCCCTATAGCAGCCATGGAGCCTCTTCATCTGATACCAGCAGATCTGTTCTATTCTCTTCTCCATCTCATTCTTCTGCAAGCCCCAGCAGCAAGTCTCTTGATAGCAATCAATCTCCACTGAATGACCAGCAGCACTGTTTTATGAAGTCTCAGCAAAGCAGTCCTGTGGACAAACACCATGAGAAGGCCAATCCACCTAGCCCAAATTCTGCAGTGTTGAGCTTGTTGCCAGGGCATGGCAAGTGTATTCGTGCAGAGAACAATGGTGGCTTAAATCTCAGCGAGTTTTCTCCCCCAGCAGACTCTCTGATTGCTGCCTCTGGGAGTTGCACGCCGCATGATATGGTTGATGATGAAGATGCTACAAGGAAGCTAGAGGAGGCTGTTCATCACTGTTCGCGCAGGCTTTTTACAGATGATGATAACACCAGGAGAAGTTTCTTCACACCCAATGACGATGATTCCATGTGTGTCAACCCTCTGCAGAGCAATGGCATCAGTGGTCTAGTACCTAGTGCTGTGATGGAAGCAGAAAGAAATGGCAGTAGGTCACCTGTCGGTTTCTTGGAGGATATTGGCCAATCCCCTGAACTTACTCGTATTCCATACTCATGTCCACTCCCCCTCATGGATTCCACTGAAGAGCTTGGCGCCAGTAGCTCTGCAACTAGAGATGCTTTTTTTAGTGCAGCTGTAACAAGAGGTGAACACGGTAACAGACACAAATCTCCTGTTAGTGTCTGCAAGAAACCTCTCCTGATTAGCTCAAAGTTCACTGATATGGATGTGCTGCCTGATCGTCATCTTGTTTCTGGGCTGAATGGAATGGGCAGATGCTCTAGCCTGAAGGAAGCACCATCTCCCCGACAACCTGACACCTCTGTGGATAAGATTAATGAGGACAAGCGATCAAACAGCAGAGGTAGACGCAGCCCATTGAGGAGGATGTTAGATCCACTATTAAAGCCTAGGCAACCATCCACTTCTGTTGCACCAATTCAAGCTTCATTTGTTCCAAAGTGTCATCTGTCAAGCAGTATTAATAAGCAATCGATTAACTTGGAAGGCTCTGGATCACAAAATGTGCAGCGTAGGTCAGTTGATGCAGTAGTCAATTCAAATAACCATGCTGAAGCAAACATAAATCAGCCTCCTCGTGTGCTGTTGAACAGTGAGAGGTACCTCAACCAAGAAAGGGATTCAACAAGAACAAGGCAAGCGCTTCTGCAGCTAGCATGGAAAAACGGCCTACCTTTATTCATGCTTTCTTACGGTGATTCTGATATCCTGGCGGCCACTGTGAGAAGGAAAGGAACCTCTGATAAGGATGATCTGGAAAGTGCATATACTTTATTCACTGTTGAAGAGCCCAAGAAAAAAAGTGGAGCTTGGATCACAGCAGGTAATAAGAACAAGAAACATCAACTGGTATCCAGTATTGTTGGGGAAATGAGGATCTCACGACGAAAATCAAGATGCTGCCACACAAACGATTTTCGTGTGCACAGGGAATTTGTGCTGGTTGGTTCTGAACTGCTACCAACACCTGAGGAACCTGGCGATTCACACATTAGCAGAGAAATTGGGGCTTTTATCAGCGCAGTTCCTCAAACAGCAGAAACTCCTCATCAATCATCTTCACAGAATTCTGGCCGAGGTAGTTCAGCACCAATTGGCTGCTCTTGCCCTCCTCTGGGAAACATCTACGATAACATGACAAATGCTAGTTCAGCTCCAGCCAGTGTTATTGCCATACTACCGAACGGCTTCCACAGCGCATCAACTTCTGGACAGCCTTTACCTCTGATGGAGAGGTGGAGAGCCAGAGGATCATGTGACTGTGGTGGGTGGGATGAAGGTTGCGCGCTGAGTGTCCTCACCGACAACACCCAAGGAAACCAAGGATGCAAGTCTAATCAGGTGAACCAAACGCAGGATGGCAGTCATCGATTCGACTTGCTCTCTCAG GGTCGATCACGGGAGGATCGGCATGCCTTCAGCATGGTTTCGTTTAAAGAAGGGTTATACGCAGTCGAATTCAGATCATCCATTGCTCTACTTCAGGCCTTCGCGATGTGTATAGTGATGCTTCACGGGAGGAGCCCTGTGAGGACGCAGGCCGATTTGCCAGCCTCGCAAGACGATGCAGTCTTTGCCGATCATAAGCTGAAGGCTATGGCAACAGCCGGCCAAGGTAGAGCTCCGGCCAGCTATGTGCCGCGTCAGCCACCTCTATCTCCCGTAGGGCGAGCCTAG